A genomic stretch from Telmatocola sphagniphila includes:
- a CDS encoding PAS domain-containing protein: MGNSSKKMLVVWLLAFVAVILNFLASRSNMQTLREHDQLVAHTRDVQKELVDVLSLVKDAESSQRGYQITEQDRYLESFERAAKMLELELTVLKNLTQDNPEQVERANQLGELIQDKLNLLRKTIAVRKASGEVEAEKVIKSGSGFSLMNDVQKQISAMDRVEEDLYQQRINTAENSYLVAAITNIVGGFLILFLVGGAYRLVHSELKHRKTVERKLRETNQHLDSSRQDMAETLAQLDAFLQNAPVGISFFDPNLRYVRANHQIAEMNRLPLAAHWGKTPRELRSDFPEEILQDFKHSLATGERIPDRILHIEQEVSGKKRVWRLSIFPVRDNLQKKIGLGVIALDITEQLHTEQQIRDSEAFFRSVLENSPDCIKILDREGRIQEMNSPGRKLMQIDDFEQIKGRQWESMWTPEQQQDVKKAFDLATSGSIGRFSGSRPTMKGTPKYWDVQIAPIPGPDGTPFRYVCVSRDVTEHRKIEVELRESLERFRLLTEAIPQMVWATDASGQVTYYNRRWIDHTGVTVELARNLGWRELVHPEDLQGMHDAWEKARQANSDHYVNEFRLRGKSDPNYRWMLTNAVALRETTGEISQWVGTMTDIHEQKLQSEVLERLVELRTSELLKLNRSLQEEVEERSRAEEREKNQARELRRSNEELEKFAYVASHDLQEPLRKIQAFGNRLTQKYQSTLGEEGQNYIERMLDSSARMRRLIDDLLAFSRVTTKPGNFEMVDLNLLVQEVLSDLEGRLLQTGGQVIVGKLPKIQADALQMRQLFQNLIGNALKFHKVGVPPEVNIASQLIGTNSADNNDSVKPACYRVDISDNGIGFDEKYLDRIFEVFQRLHGRDEYEGTGVGLAICRKIVERHRGSISAKSQPGQGATFEVTIPSVQI; the protein is encoded by the coding sequence ATGGGTAATTCGTCCAAGAAAATGCTTGTAGTATGGTTGTTGGCCTTCGTGGCGGTGATTCTGAACTTTCTGGCGTCTCGTTCCAATATGCAGACCCTTCGCGAACACGATCAACTCGTGGCCCACACTCGCGATGTCCAGAAGGAACTTGTCGATGTTCTATCGCTCGTAAAAGATGCGGAATCGAGCCAGCGAGGTTATCAAATTACCGAACAGGATAGATATTTAGAATCTTTTGAGCGCGCCGCGAAGATGCTCGAGCTGGAGTTAACTGTACTTAAGAATTTAACCCAAGACAACCCGGAGCAGGTAGAGCGCGCTAACCAACTTGGGGAGCTTATTCAGGACAAATTAAATCTGCTGCGCAAGACCATAGCCGTTCGAAAGGCCTCTGGGGAGGTCGAGGCAGAAAAAGTTATAAAATCGGGTAGCGGTTTTAGCCTGATGAACGATGTGCAGAAACAAATTTCCGCGATGGATCGAGTCGAGGAGGATTTGTACCAGCAGCGAATTAATACGGCTGAAAACAGCTATCTGGTAGCCGCCATTACCAATATCGTCGGCGGTTTTCTGATTCTGTTTCTCGTCGGCGGGGCTTATCGATTAGTTCATAGCGAGTTGAAACATCGCAAGACTGTGGAGCGAAAATTACGCGAGACGAATCAGCATCTCGATAGTTCCCGTCAGGATATGGCGGAGACTCTTGCACAACTCGATGCATTTCTCCAGAACGCTCCGGTGGGAATTTCCTTCTTCGATCCTAACCTTCGGTACGTGAGAGCGAATCACCAAATTGCAGAAATGAACCGCCTGCCTCTGGCCGCGCACTGGGGAAAGACGCCGCGAGAACTCCGATCGGATTTTCCCGAAGAAATTCTGCAGGATTTCAAGCACTCCCTGGCCACCGGCGAACGAATTCCCGATCGGATTTTGCACATCGAACAGGAAGTATCCGGAAAGAAGCGTGTCTGGCGTTTGAGCATTTTTCCCGTTCGCGATAATCTGCAGAAGAAAATTGGGCTGGGCGTCATTGCTTTGGATATCACGGAACAATTACATACCGAACAACAGATTCGGGATAGTGAAGCCTTTTTCCGAAGCGTTCTGGAGAACAGTCCGGATTGCATCAAAATTCTCGATCGGGAAGGCCGAATTCAAGAGATGAATTCGCCGGGTCGCAAGCTCATGCAGATCGATGACTTCGAGCAGATCAAAGGTCGGCAGTGGGAAAGTATGTGGACTCCCGAGCAGCAGCAAGACGTGAAGAAAGCGTTCGATCTCGCCACCAGCGGGTCCATTGGTCGCTTCAGTGGTTCTCGGCCGACGATGAAAGGAACACCGAAGTACTGGGACGTTCAAATTGCTCCGATTCCCGGGCCCGACGGAACGCCATTTCGTTATGTCTGCGTCTCTCGGGATGTTACCGAGCATCGCAAAATTGAAGTGGAATTGCGCGAAAGTCTGGAACGGTTCCGCCTGCTGACCGAGGCGATTCCTCAGATGGTTTGGGCAACTGACGCGAGCGGTCAGGTCACTTATTATAACCGCCGCTGGATCGATCACACCGGTGTGACCGTGGAACTGGCGCGAAATCTCGGCTGGAGAGAGTTGGTGCATCCGGAGGATCTTCAAGGCATGCATGATGCTTGGGAGAAAGCCCGTCAGGCCAACTCGGACCATTACGTCAATGAGTTTCGCCTGCGCGGCAAGAGTGATCCCAATTACCGCTGGATGCTCACGAATGCGGTGGCACTTCGAGAAACCACTGGTGAGATTTCTCAGTGGGTGGGAACTATGACGGACATTCACGAACAGAAACTGCAATCTGAAGTCTTAGAGCGTCTGGTTGAGTTGAGAACTTCGGAACTCTTGAAATTGAATAGATCCCTTCAGGAGGAGGTTGAGGAAAGAAGCCGAGCCGAGGAGCGGGAAAAGAATCAGGCACGCGAACTGCGGCGAAGTAACGAGGAATTGGAAAAGTTTGCGTATGTGGCTTCCCACGATCTCCAGGAACCCCTTCGGAAAATTCAGGCGTTTGGGAATCGACTCACTCAGAAATACCAGTCAACACTGGGTGAGGAAGGGCAAAACTATATCGAGCGGATGCTGGATTCCTCGGCCCGTATGCGTCGACTGATTGATGACCTGCTGGCCTTCTCCCGAGTTACCACGAAACCGGGAAATTTCGAGATGGTCGATTTGAACCTCCTAGTCCAGGAAGTTCTCTCCGATTTGGAAGGCCGCTTGCTACAGACCGGCGGCCAAGTCATCGTGGGCAAGTTGCCAAAAATTCAAGCAGATGCCTTACAAATGCGACAACTCTTTCAAAATCTGATCGGAAATGCTTTGAAGTTTCATAAAGTCGGTGTTCCTCCTGAAGTTAACATTGCATCTCAGTTGATTGGCACAAATAGTGCTGATAATAATGATTCGGTTAAACCCGCCTGCTATAGGGTTGATATAAGTGATAACGGCATAGGCTTTGACGAAAAGTATTTGGACCGAATCTTTGAAGTATTTCAAAGGCTGCATGGACGAGATGAATATGAAGGGACCGGTGTGGGGCTGGCGATCTGTCGAAAAATAGTTGAAAGGCATCGTGGATCGATCTCCGCGAAAAGCCAGCCGGGGCAAGGAGCGACCTTCGAAGTGACTATCCCTTCGGTTCAGATTTAA